Proteins encoded in a region of the Flavobacterium sp. MDT1-60 genome:
- a CDS encoding TonB-dependent receptor, whose amino-acid sequence MRNYILSFLALIALPAYMSGQVIKGKIIDPQGFAIPGVTIFATNSNTTTHTDFDGKFTINAKEGEALKISMIGFDTVSVTATSNPMTITLKDFKDSELKEVVVIGYGVAKKRDLTGSIVKVEGKLVADKPNSNPIASIQGKVAGLSVVNSGRPGAEPDVRIRGTVSRYNTKPLYVVDGIFTDNINFINPNDIESMEVLKDPSSLAIFGVRGANGVIIITSKKAKEGKVTINYNTTLGVKTIVGKPSLTNASEFKTLYNEQRVNEAAVPYAYYDKFTGDTDWIDAISNDNATLITHNISVSTGTDKNKFYLGAGYLEDEGLIDYEKYKKFTFNLNNELQLTNGIKVGVGFSGVDARPAQFHSFGSAINATPIVEAFNSALGIYNQLPVQIGGAQIGNPLLYVEGTKGTQLNRETRFVGNVFAEFKLFEDLKFRAAYYADLGYNKGRGYSPVFNIYAAETDQVTNAGSSSQTSVNQYSNNYQKTQQDYLLSYNKSIGKHSIAAMAGYTRYYFGYDSVNGSVSQYINGNPIPNDKRWWYLNVYPYGDPSKSKSGSDQYEDGTVSYLARALYNYDGKYILNASFRRDGSSAFTGNNRFENFWSVGGAWEISRENFMKNLGIFDSLKLKGSYGKLGNQYTSIHYPSYPSYTTGSSAVFGESLVPAYILSYRNNPNLKWETITSYEGGLEMSALQNRLKIEANYFNKTTDNLLTFVDLGSERFYTNAGKIENKGFEFSASWNDRINNDFEYAISGNLTTLNNTVKSVYQDGFQVSDGPSILTAGAPIGSFYGYIAEGVYQSYADILGSPASALGTYAPGDLKYKDVNGDGKITTDDRTIIGNPTPDIMYGFSGSVTYKSFSLAADFQGVYGNEVWRDWGNGSTFAQFNYRTDRLDRWTGAGTSNWEPRLNDGSGYNKQNSTYMIEDGSYIRIRNIQLAYNFNSKLLNKVNIQGLKLFINSQNPITWKHNSGFTPEAGGSPIAFGRDSGGYPLPAITTLGLNVTF is encoded by the coding sequence ATGAGAAATTACATTTTAAGCTTTTTAGCACTCATTGCGCTGCCGGCATATATGTCTGGTCAAGTAATCAAAGGAAAAATTATTGATCCACAAGGATTCGCCATTCCGGGCGTAACTATTTTTGCCACTAATTCTAATACTACAACTCATACCGATTTTGATGGAAAATTTACCATAAATGCCAAAGAAGGTGAAGCCCTAAAAATCAGCATGATTGGATTTGACACTGTTTCAGTAACCGCAACCTCAAATCCGATGACAATAACGCTAAAAGATTTTAAGGATTCTGAACTGAAAGAGGTTGTCGTTATTGGATATGGGGTAGCAAAGAAAAGAGATTTAACAGGATCTATTGTAAAAGTAGAAGGAAAGCTTGTCGCCGACAAACCAAACTCAAATCCGATCGCTTCTATTCAGGGAAAGGTCGCAGGTCTGTCAGTTGTAAATTCCGGACGACCGGGCGCTGAGCCAGATGTCAGGATCAGAGGTACTGTAAGCAGATATAACACAAAACCATTGTATGTTGTTGATGGAATATTTACAGATAATATCAATTTTATCAATCCTAATGATATAGAATCAATGGAGGTCTTAAAGGACCCATCATCATTAGCTATTTTTGGTGTGCGTGGTGCAAATGGTGTTATTATTATTACTTCTAAAAAAGCAAAAGAAGGAAAGGTAACCATCAATTATAATACAACACTAGGTGTTAAAACAATTGTTGGAAAACCATCGTTGACCAATGCTTCAGAATTTAAAACCCTGTATAATGAACAGAGAGTAAATGAAGCTGCTGTACCATATGCCTATTATGACAAATTTACCGGCGACACAGACTGGATTGATGCAATTTCAAATGATAATGCAACTTTAATTACCCATAACATTAGTGTTTCAACCGGAACAGATAAAAATAAATTTTATTTGGGTGCAGGATACTTAGAAGACGAAGGTTTAATTGATTATGAAAAATACAAGAAATTCACATTCAATTTAAACAATGAGTTACAATTAACAAATGGTATAAAAGTGGGTGTTGGGTTTAGTGGTGTTGATGCCAGACCAGCCCAATTTCATTCTTTTGGTTCTGCAATAAATGCCACTCCAATTGTTGAGGCTTTTAACTCTGCTTTAGGTATTTATAATCAATTACCAGTTCAAATTGGAGGGGCACAAATTGGTAACCCGTTATTATATGTCGAGGGCACAAAAGGCACTCAGTTAAATCGCGAAACCAGATTTGTTGGAAATGTATTTGCTGAATTCAAATTATTTGAAGATTTAAAATTTAGAGCAGCCTATTATGCAGATTTAGGTTATAACAAAGGCCGCGGATATAGCCCTGTGTTTAATATTTATGCTGCCGAAACCGATCAGGTTACTAATGCGGGGAGCAGTTCGCAAACTTCTGTCAACCAATACAGTAATAATTATCAAAAAACGCAACAGGATTATTTATTAAGTTACAATAAATCAATTGGAAAACATAGTATAGCTGCAATGGCTGGTTATACAAGATATTATTTTGGATATGATTCTGTTAACGGATCTGTTTCACAATACATAAATGGAAATCCGATTCCTAATGATAAAAGATGGTGGTATTTAAATGTATATCCATACGGTGATCCTTCAAAAAGTAAATCAGGCTCAGATCAATATGAAGATGGGACAGTTTCTTATTTGGCCAGAGCATTATATAATTATGACGGAAAGTATATCTTAAATGCCTCTTTCCGTAGAGATGGTTCTTCTGCTTTTACCGGAAATAACAGATTTGAAAATTTCTGGTCTGTAGGTGGAGCCTGGGAAATTTCAAGAGAAAATTTCATGAAAAACCTTGGAATTTTTGATTCATTAAAATTAAAAGGCTCTTATGGCAAATTAGGGAATCAATATACGTCAATTCATTATCCTTCTTACCCAAGTTATACGACCGGTTCCTCAGCAGTTTTTGGTGAATCACTAGTTCCAGCCTATATTTTATCTTATAGAAATAATCCAAATTTAAAATGGGAAACCATTACTTCTTACGAAGGAGGACTGGAAATGAGTGCACTACAAAACAGATTAAAAATTGAAGCGAACTACTTTAACAAAACAACCGATAACCTATTGACTTTTGTTGATTTAGGCAGCGAGAGATTTTATACCAATGCCGGGAAAATAGAAAATAAAGGGTTTGAGTTTTCTGCTTCCTGGAATGATAGAATAAATAACGATTTTGAATACGCCATAAGTGGAAATCTTACCACTTTAAACAATACAGTAAAATCTGTATATCAGGATGGTTTTCAAGTTTCAGACGGACCTTCTATCTTGACTGCAGGTGCTCCAATTGGATCTTTCTACGGATATATTGCTGAAGGAGTTTATCAATCTTATGCTGATATTTTGGGTTCTCCGGCAAGTGCACTTGGTACTTATGCTCCTGGCGATTTAAAATATAAAGATGTAAATGGAGATGGAAAAATCACTACAGACGACAGAACAATTATCGGAAATCCAACCCCGGATATTATGTACGGATTCTCTGGAAGCGTTACCTATAAGAGCTTTTCATTGGCTGCAGATTTTCAGGGCGTATACGGTAACGAGGTATGGAGAGATTGGGGTAATGGTTCCACTTTTGCGCAATTTAACTACAGAACCGACAGGTTAGACAGATGGACTGGTGCAGGTACTTCAAATTGGGAACCAAGATTAAATGATGGTTCAGGATATAACAAGCAAAATTCAACTTATATGATTGAAGATGGAAGTTATATCAGAATAAGAAACATTCAATTGGCTTATAATTTCAATTCTAAATTATTGAATAAAGTGAATATCCAGGGATTGAAATTATTTATTAATTCTCAAAATCCCATAACATGGAAACATAATTCCGGATTTACCCCGGAAGCTGGTGGTTCTCCTATTGCATTTGGCAGAGATTCTGGCGGTTACCCACTTCCTGCTATTACGACTTTAGGCTTAAATGTTACTTTTTAA
- a CDS encoding RagB/SusD family nutrient uptake outer membrane protein, producing MKKYKFIIKLSFIAALALPILNSCNDDDFLNMKPLGVATDGDLAAGGYEEKAFGLYGKIRTEGGVADWNRYWFQSIRSDDAAKGSTPTDAATLGNVMDKYQYAKTEFASNWNGHFSLIYACNDLIVDIEASGLKDQGTIVNSAEAKAIRAFAYFDLRRDYGAVPIILNKIIKPSDGVKAKNTVAEIDAQIISDLEFAADNLPLNWPAYPGRATKGFANSLLAKLYLYQGNYAKALAKSEEVINSGQYALVSSYETLFSEAGDNSKESVFEVQFLRLQTTNYANNYWESQGVRGTSTWDLGWGFNVPTTDLVNAYETGDPRKATTILFSGQNDGFGNTLPASPPLAQKYWNKKAYTTPSLRASYGVNKNFWKNIKIIRYADVLLIAAEAANELGNPKAASYLEKVRARARGGNSSLLPAITGGQTTLRTAIKQERRIEFAMEGERFYDLVRWGDAASVLGGLGYLDKNKYYPIPQTAIDQSGGVLIQNPNY from the coding sequence ATGAAAAAATATAAATTTATTATAAAATTATCATTCATCGCAGCGCTTGCTTTACCAATATTAAATTCTTGTAATGATGATGATTTTCTTAACATGAAACCTTTAGGGGTAGCAACAGATGGCGATTTAGCAGCCGGTGGTTATGAAGAAAAAGCTTTTGGATTGTATGGAAAAATACGTACCGAAGGAGGAGTTGCTGATTGGAACAGATACTGGTTTCAAAGTATACGATCAGATGATGCAGCCAAGGGCAGTACACCAACAGATGCAGCGACATTAGGAAATGTTATGGATAAATATCAATATGCAAAAACAGAATTTGCCAGTAACTGGAATGGTCATTTTAGCTTAATATATGCCTGTAATGATTTGATTGTTGATATTGAGGCTTCGGGCTTAAAAGATCAGGGAACAATTGTAAACAGTGCCGAAGCAAAAGCAATTAGAGCATTTGCTTACTTTGATTTGCGCAGGGACTATGGTGCTGTGCCAATAATTTTAAACAAGATCATAAAACCAAGCGATGGTGTCAAAGCAAAAAACACGGTTGCCGAAATAGATGCTCAAATTATTAGTGATTTAGAATTTGCAGCTGACAACTTACCTTTAAACTGGCCAGCCTACCCAGGTAGAGCCACTAAAGGTTTTGCAAATAGTCTATTGGCAAAATTGTATTTGTATCAGGGTAATTATGCAAAGGCATTGGCAAAAAGTGAGGAAGTTATTAATTCAGGACAATACGCTCTGGTATCTTCTTATGAAACTTTATTCTCAGAAGCTGGTGATAATTCTAAAGAATCCGTTTTCGAAGTGCAGTTTTTAAGACTGCAGACTACTAATTACGCCAATAATTACTGGGAATCACAAGGAGTTCGAGGAACAAGTACTTGGGATTTAGGCTGGGGATTCAATGTACCAACAACGGATTTAGTTAATGCTTACGAAACTGGTGATCCCCGTAAAGCGACAACTATCCTATTTTCAGGGCAAAATGATGGATTTGGAAATACGCTTCCGGCCAGCCCCCCTTTGGCTCAAAAATATTGGAATAAAAAAGCTTACACTACTCCTTCTCTACGTGCCAGCTATGGCGTTAATAAGAATTTTTGGAAAAACATAAAAATAATACGATATGCCGATGTATTGTTAATAGCGGCTGAAGCAGCTAATGAACTTGGAAACCCTAAAGCGGCTTCTTATTTAGAAAAAGTTCGTGCCAGAGCAAGAGGGGGAAACAGTAGCCTTTTACCTGCCATTACAGGCGGTCAGACTACATTAAGAACAGCTATCAAACAAGAAAGAAGAATTGAGTTTGCAATGGAAGGCGAAAGATTTTACGATTTAGTGAGATGGGGTGATGCTGCATCTGTATTAGGTGGTTTAGGATACCTGGATAAAAACAAATATTATCCAATTCCTCAAACAGCAATTGATCAATCAGGCGGTGTTTTAATTCAAAATCCTAATTATTAA
- a CDS encoding LamG domain-containing protein has translation MKINKSLFRKAFGIALISLAFIGCQEMDTPALGDYPKDANAVGGPLKFYAAFDGNTTNPLMNAVDSIRAQFPTDNPFAVIDGPASKATQGTAGKFVSFAKPNDFATTAGSFTIAFWEKHNGASSGAEFAFSLKSSNGHWSGGAMFLLMEGSPGATAVKFVIVDKYMADTWLTWEGSSAVSGLFDNAWHHCAFVYNANTSSLTFYKDGISVSTRTWGAHGAINLDDSKITSLRIGGACGTDSWMSSWLGGLDQFRMYSTALTAAEVTTLYSKKK, from the coding sequence ATGAAAATTAATAAATCACTTTTTAGAAAAGCTTTTGGAATAGCGCTTATTTCACTGGCATTTATTGGATGTCAGGAAATGGATACTCCGGCATTAGGAGACTATCCTAAGGATGCCAATGCAGTTGGCGGGCCACTAAAATTTTACGCTGCTTTTGATGGCAATACCACTAATCCTTTGATGAATGCCGTAGACAGTATTCGTGCGCAGTTCCCTACAGATAATCCATTCGCAGTAATCGATGGCCCTGCAAGTAAAGCAACCCAGGGCACAGCAGGAAAATTTGTTTCATTTGCTAAACCTAATGATTTTGCTACGACGGCAGGCAGTTTTACTATTGCATTTTGGGAAAAACATAATGGTGCTTCAAGTGGTGCTGAATTTGCATTTAGTCTGAAATCTTCTAACGGACATTGGTCCGGAGGTGCTATGTTTTTATTAATGGAAGGCTCTCCTGGTGCCACTGCCGTGAAATTTGTAATTGTAGATAAATATATGGCAGACACCTGGCTCACCTGGGAAGGCTCTTCTGCTGTTTCGGGACTTTTTGATAATGCCTGGCATCACTGTGCTTTTGTTTATAATGCAAACACTTCCAGTCTTACCTTCTATAAAGATGGTATTTCGGTGAGCACAAGAACCTGGGGTGCTCATGGTGCTATCAATTTAGACGATTCAAAAATTACGTCTTTGCGTATCGGAGGTGCATGTGGCACAGACAGCTGGATGTCTTCATGGCTTGGTGGATTAGACCAGTTCAGAATGTATTCTACTGCTTTGACTGCTGCTGAAGTAACCACTTTATACAGCAAAAAGAAATAA
- a CDS encoding glucoamylase family protein: protein MTKLSALLILFCFWGCSSDSEKETVTPPPVVTPPIVTPPVVKLSDEELMDLVQKQTFAYFWDYAQTNSGMARERYHPQNPAFDQNTVTTGGSGFGLMAIVSAMSRGYITRDQGTERLKKMANFLSTADRFHGAWSHWIDGNTGHVIPFGTMDNGGDLVETSFLAAGMITVREYLKNGTTTEKALAQKYDDLWKGVDWQWYTNNQNKLFWHWSPNYEWQKNFPLEGYNECLITYVMAAASPSHPISPAAYHQGWARSGGIVSPNVKYNLPLILKHNGAEEYGGPLFWAHYSYLGLDPTQLSDIYANYWDLNVNHAKIDYLYCVSNPKNYKGYGANYWGLTASYARNTDGSIGYDAHMPSNDKGVISPTAAISSIVYTPAESKALIRNLYENYKTDTWGVAGFYDAHSQHYQWTAQRYLAIDQGPEVVMLENYRTGLLWNLFMNAPEVKQGLITLGFHSGKHGF, encoded by the coding sequence ATGACAAAATTATCTGCTTTATTAATACTTTTTTGTTTTTGGGGATGTAGTTCCGATTCAGAAAAGGAAACGGTTACTCCTCCTCCCGTTGTAACTCCTCCCATAGTAACTCCTCCGGTAGTAAAATTATCTGATGAGGAACTTATGGATCTGGTGCAAAAACAAACCTTTGCTTATTTCTGGGATTATGCCCAAACCAATTCCGGAATGGCTAGAGAGCGATACCATCCTCAAAATCCTGCTTTTGATCAAAATACAGTTACAACAGGCGGTTCAGGTTTTGGGTTGATGGCTATAGTGTCAGCCATGTCCCGAGGGTATATTACCCGAGATCAGGGTACAGAACGATTAAAAAAAATGGCAAATTTCCTTTCTACTGCTGACCGCTTTCATGGAGCATGGTCGCATTGGATAGATGGAAATACAGGTCATGTTATTCCTTTTGGAACTATGGATAATGGAGGTGATTTAGTAGAAACTTCTTTTTTGGCTGCAGGAATGATTACTGTTCGCGAATACCTTAAAAACGGAACAACGACCGAAAAAGCCCTGGCACAAAAATACGATGATCTATGGAAAGGAGTCGATTGGCAATGGTACACAAACAATCAGAATAAATTATTTTGGCACTGGTCCCCCAACTATGAATGGCAAAAGAATTTTCCTCTCGAAGGGTACAACGAATGTTTGATTACCTATGTCATGGCTGCTGCTTCACCTTCACATCCAATTTCTCCTGCAGCGTATCATCAAGGTTGGGCCAGAAGTGGCGGTATTGTTTCGCCTAATGTAAAATACAACCTGCCTTTAATTCTAAAACATAATGGAGCTGAAGAGTATGGTGGCCCTTTGTTTTGGGCGCATTACTCCTATTTGGGTTTAGATCCTACTCAGCTATCAGATATCTATGCTAATTATTGGGATTTGAATGTAAACCATGCCAAGATCGATTACTTATATTGTGTTAGCAATCCAAAAAATTATAAAGGTTATGGGGCTAATTATTGGGGTCTAACTGCCTCTTATGCACGAAATACAGATGGTTCAATAGGTTATGACGCCCACATGCCAAGCAATGACAAAGGCGTTATTTCACCCACTGCAGCCATAAGTTCTATTGTTTATACCCCGGCAGAATCTAAAGCGCTTATACGTAATTTATATGAGAATTATAAAACCGACACCTGGGGAGTGGCAGGATTTTATGATGCCCACAGCCAACATTACCAATGGACAGCCCAACGCTATTTAGCCATTGATCAGGGACCGGAAGTAGTCATGTTAGAAAATTACCGCACCGGTTTATTATGGAATTTGTTCATGAATGCTCCCGAGGTAAAACAGGGTTTAATTACTCTCGGTTTTCATTCTGGCAAACACGGTTTTTAA
- a CDS encoding T9SS type A sorting domain-containing protein, whose protein sequence is MKKTKNYFRGIVLFLLLGNAPFLYSQMIENYEGTPMTMNIIKGGSNDLSTLTVVNNPFKTGINTSNKVCKLLRDKDGLPWEGFWSSLTVDLTVNKYVHVKVYKTRISPVKFKLEGGPNGPLEIASMSPQTKVNEWEDLVFDFSSLTGNYTTISLMPDFNNPVGLNKDITLYFDDILINNDSNQPAYITELFQNSYKVFKDIRQSNGVYLDALALNGAGPKPAAIAANGIGLISLCISGAMHAKTGDAVNWDATAANQVIATTQTFIDFKNNGKVNGAGMFPRYFKWDTGGPDGSWSTEYSTVDNAIFAMGLFMCRNYFSSNATIVANVNTLLGAMDYTKAIYPTQIAMVMDQSGEVGSAFTTPFNEYMLVSWLAKNANPSNPGYAKSQTFWNTYFANPVTAPVAHPNYNGYVTLSDGGFTSCFVPQFAYYFVNYFKNDANYMSYYNNWLSSDKLFATNAGATNSYEWGCGAGEIPGGGYSADKINNNPNKIVSPHIIAGFSSIYSNTKSDLLSLYNNGTGPAVYSLPSNPTKKVLWRYMRSNTTPRASYIQAVDFSTMLFGLASLPEYLGANWFSVNNSLGNPTNLKKMAINKPVTDVIKKTIVYPNPFTDNLTIESSDLIQNVSIYNIMGQEVIMKTPKTNFVRLQTNSLPGGIYIIKTVTDKEETISKITKK, encoded by the coding sequence ATGAAAAAAACTAAAAATTATTTTAGAGGCATAGTGCTGTTTTTGTTATTAGGAAATGCCCCTTTTCTTTATTCTCAAATGATAGAAAACTATGAGGGTACGCCGATGACGATGAATATAATAAAAGGCGGCTCGAATGATCTTAGTACTTTGACTGTTGTTAATAATCCTTTTAAAACGGGAATTAATACCAGTAATAAAGTTTGCAAATTATTACGTGATAAAGACGGATTACCCTGGGAAGGTTTTTGGTCGAGCCTCACAGTAGATTTAACGGTAAATAAATATGTACACGTTAAAGTGTATAAAACCCGAATTTCGCCGGTTAAATTTAAATTAGAGGGAGGACCGAACGGACCGCTTGAAATAGCGAGTATGAGTCCGCAGACAAAAGTAAATGAATGGGAAGATCTTGTATTCGATTTCAGTAGTTTAACCGGAAATTATACTACTATTAGCCTAATGCCGGATTTTAACAATCCTGTAGGACTAAATAAGGATATCACCTTATATTTTGACGATATCCTAATCAACAATGATTCTAATCAACCGGCTTATATTACAGAACTTTTTCAAAATAGTTATAAGGTTTTTAAGGATATCCGCCAGTCAAATGGTGTTTATCTGGATGCCTTGGCGCTTAATGGAGCCGGACCTAAGCCGGCTGCCATAGCTGCAAACGGAATTGGGCTTATATCTTTATGTATATCTGGTGCTATGCACGCCAAAACTGGGGATGCCGTAAATTGGGATGCTACAGCAGCAAATCAGGTTATTGCAACCACGCAAACCTTTATTGATTTTAAAAATAATGGCAAAGTAAATGGAGCAGGAATGTTTCCACGTTATTTTAAATGGGATACCGGAGGTCCGGATGGTTCATGGTCGACCGAATATAGTACCGTTGATAATGCCATTTTTGCAATGGGATTATTTATGTGCAGGAATTATTTTTCTAGCAATGCAACAATTGTTGCCAATGTAAATACTTTACTTGGTGCTATGGATTATACCAAAGCAATATATCCAACACAAATTGCAATGGTTATGGATCAGTCAGGCGAAGTAGGTTCTGCATTTACCACCCCGTTTAACGAATATATGCTGGTATCCTGGTTAGCTAAAAATGCAAATCCATCGAATCCTGGTTATGCTAAATCCCAAACATTTTGGAATACTTACTTTGCAAATCCGGTAACGGCACCCGTAGCTCATCCTAATTACAATGGATATGTAACGCTTTCTGATGGTGGATTCACCTCCTGCTTTGTCCCGCAGTTTGCTTACTATTTTGTGAATTATTTTAAAAATGATGCCAATTATATGAGCTATTATAACAACTGGTTAAGTTCAGACAAATTATTCGCCACCAATGCAGGAGCAACTAATAGTTATGAATGGGGATGTGGAGCCGGAGAAATACCAGGAGGAGGATATTCTGCAGACAAAATAAACAATAATCCAAACAAAATTGTTTCACCGCATATTATTGCAGGATTTAGCTCTATTTATTCTAATACTAAATCAGATCTGTTATCATTATATAATAACGGAACAGGACCTGCTGTATATAGCCTGCCCAGCAATCCAACAAAAAAAGTGTTATGGAGATACATGCGAAGTAACACCACGCCGAGAGCCTCTTATATTCAGGCTGTAGACTTTTCGACTATGTTATTCGGACTAGCTTCCTTACCTGAATATCTTGGAGCGAATTGGTTTTCAGTAAACAATTCGCTTGGAAATCCGACAAATCTTAAAAAGATGGCAATTAATAAACCTGTGACCGATGTAATAAAAAAAACTATTGTATATCCCAATCCGTTTACAGATAATTTGACAATTGAATCTAGTGATCTTATCCAGAACGTTTCTATTTATAACATTATGGGACAAGAAGTTATAATGAAAACGCCGAAAACTAATTTCGTTCGACTTCAAACAAATTCTCTTCCAGGTGGTATATATATTATCAAAACAGTTACTGACAAAGAAGAAACAATCTCAAAGATTACAAAAAAGTAA
- a CDS encoding T9SS type A sorting domain-containing protein, translated as MLKIILSPNPTSRFLNLNFKSQGKKGKLKVINTSGQIILEKNIFSQNGIFQDQFDVSRLNNGVYILLVQDEKKGDCKKFIKQ; from the coding sequence ATGCTAAAAATTATCCTTAGTCCGAATCCGACCTCACGTTTTCTGAATTTAAATTTTAAATCTCAAGGCAAAAAAGGCAAATTGAAAGTAATAAATACTAGTGGACAAATTATTTTAGAAAAAAATATATTCTCCCAAAACGGAATTTTCCAAGACCAGTTCGATGTATCCAGATTGAATAACGGCGTTTATATTCTGCTGGTTCAGGATGAAAAAAAAGGTGACTGCAAGAAGTTTATAAAACAATAA
- a CDS encoding alkaline phosphatase family protein encodes MKKKFIFILVLTVILNVQSQARKVLFIGIDGCRADVLTAANTPAIDDLLTHAVYSTDGLCAYKTWSGNGWSTMLSGVWHTKHGVSDNTFSGANFTNYPDFISRIETFNSSLKTISCVHWGPINTTIIQNANIKNTYATDLEVKNGAVLALTNDNPDVLFVAFDDVDHAGHTYGFASTIPQYVSTIETTDSYVAAVIAAMKSRPNYANEDWLVVVTTDHGGNLAGHGGGTIEERTIFNIYSNPNFTTQQLSKTVVSNAATFNESRFVATSFAKPVNQTPFSFGTTQDFTIEFWVKANNYTGDPALISNKNWGGGANAGFVISAQSGKFWKVNVGDGTDRIDIEGGNLQPGVWHHLAVSFDRDGLMTAYEDGAVVGYEKMQNINSINSGLPFVINQDGTTTYSLKFDGSYRDIRVWNSVIPNDVLVEWATKPVSSGHPFYSQLLANYKCDETAGTTLTDSSANGNNATITGSVTRQTDQSNTFAVNDYAATTREPDNAVTALNWMCVPIQPAWSLDGKNHVALCETLPPPPPVYNVVLFPNPTSSLLNVTFESPDPSATLKITKVTNGQLVLQKTLFSTTGLYQDQINVSSYKRGIYVVTIQDSRGSESKNFSRN; translated from the coding sequence ATGAAAAAAAAATTTATTTTTATTTTAGTTCTAACTGTCATTTTAAATGTCCAAAGCCAGGCACGCAAGGTGCTCTTTATTGGAATTGACGGTTGTCGTGCCGATGTTTTAACTGCTGCCAATACGCCGGCAATTGATGATTTGCTCACCCATGCTGTTTATAGCACTGATGGTCTTTGCGCTTACAAAACCTGGAGTGGAAATGGATGGAGCACTATGCTTTCAGGAGTTTGGCATACCAAACATGGCGTTAGTGATAATACATTTTCAGGTGCGAATTTCACCAATTATCCAGATTTTATTTCAAGGATCGAAACTTTCAACTCAAGCCTGAAAACAATTTCCTGTGTACATTGGGGTCCAATTAATACTACCATTATACAAAATGCCAATATAAAAAACACTTACGCCACAGATTTAGAAGTGAAGAATGGTGCAGTACTGGCATTAACCAATGATAATCCGGATGTGCTCTTCGTAGCATTTGATGATGTCGATCATGCAGGTCATACGTATGGGTTTGCTTCCACAATCCCGCAGTACGTTTCGACTATTGAAACGACAGATTCTTATGTAGCGGCGGTAATTGCTGCAATGAAAAGCAGGCCTAATTATGCCAACGAAGACTGGCTGGTAGTGGTTACAACAGACCATGGGGGAAATTTGGCCGGGCATGGCGGAGGAACAATCGAGGAAAGAACCATTTTTAATATTTACTCTAATCCAAATTTTACAACGCAGCAGCTTAGTAAAACTGTTGTTAGTAATGCAGCAACTTTTAATGAATCTCGTTTTGTGGCGACATCTTTTGCCAAGCCAGTTAATCAAACACCATTTTCGTTTGGAACAACGCAGGATTTTACGATTGAATTTTGGGTAAAAGCCAATAATTATACGGGCGATCCGGCACTGATAAGTAACAAGAACTGGGGCGGAGGTGCCAACGCGGGATTTGTAATTTCTGCTCAAAGCGGTAAATTCTGGAAAGTAAATGTGGGCGATGGAACAGATAGAATAGATATTGAAGGCGGTAATTTACAGCCTGGCGTTTGGCATCATCTGGCAGTGAGTTTTGACAGGGATGGACTAATGACAGCTTACGAAGACGGAGCGGTAGTGGGCTATGAAAAAATGCAAAACATTAACAGTATCAACTCAGGTTTGCCTTTTGTTATTAATCAGGATGGTACCACAACCTATAGTTTAAAGTTCGATGGAAGCTACCGAGATATCAGGGTTTGGAATTCAGTAATCCCTAATGACGTTTTAGTAGAATGGGCAACAAAACCGGTAAGTTCAGGCCATCCGTTTTACAGTCAGTTATTGGCCAACTATAAGTGTGATGAGACTGCAGGGACAACTTTAACAGACTCTAGTGCAAATGGCAATAACGCTACAATCACTGGATCCGTAACAAGGCAAACCGATCAGTCTAATACTTTCGCTGTAAATGATTATGCTGCAACAACACGTGAACCGGATAATGCCGTTACTGCCTTAAACTGGATGTGCGTTCCTATTCAGCCAGCCTGGAGTTTAGACGGTAAAAATCATGTTGCACTATGTGAAACTCTGCCTCCGCCTCCGCCTGTTTATAATGTCGTCCTTTTTCCAAATCCGACTTCAAGTTTATTGAATGTAACTTTTGAGTCTCCTGATCCTAGTGCGACATTAAAAATTACGAAAGTAACTAACGGGCAACTGGTTTTACAAAAAACATTGTTTTCCACAACAGGTCTTTACCAGGATCAAATTAATGTTTCCAGTTACAAGAGAGGAATTTATGTTGTGACCATTCAGGATTCCAGAGGAAGCGAGTCAAAAAATTTCTCGAGAAATTAA